The Apium graveolens cultivar Ventura chromosome 10, ASM990537v1, whole genome shotgun sequence nucleotide sequence TGGGGTTATTTGGTGTTGTATTGTTGGATTGTTTAGTTAATGCAGGTAATATATGTTTGGACGATAGCGTAACGACTTagatccttgaccccggatttgggggtgttacaagtatACATGATAACTCAACACTAGAATATGACAGTTAAATAATATTACGTgtacacaagaaatcaggaagaaaaGAAGACAAgtcaaatacaaagaatcaaaagatttgAAGAAGGCTTCAAGTctatttacaggtcactgaaagaatttcattaatatgttcatgcctcagtgaagaataaaggttaaagactttcaggatttcacaaatgatgaagattcagtataAAAGTGCCACCAGAAGATTTTagtgtattagcattgattgaagatagacagtgttcgaagcataggaatctaaAAAATTGAACACATGGTATAGACAAAGGTTGAAGAAGACATATGTAGTCTTGAAGTTATATTCGCTgaaaggagttcatttatatgttcaagcgttagtgaagaacagtgaatgcagtattcaagattgtagtagcaatgaagacgtttCCTGAGTACCAGATAGATTCTAGTGAAAGTACATTTCTTTACTGACATTCAGTATCCGAAgtgataaagttgttgcaagattaacaatgtaatcaaggatataatatgaagacctgaatcgaagttagtcagttgtgaaccagaccagttgcactaggcgtcagcagttcgtgaaaggaatctgagtattatcattagaagaattgttaagtgaggattcgtatCTGAAGATGAAGGTTATATAGTTTATACGAAGACTTGGAGAGAAGACTTAAAGACGGGACAAATTAAGGGTTAAAGTGTTTTACAGAAACTAAGtgaaagtgatcactaccttgtagtaggagtcactGAGATCATTATATTGCTTAGTAGGTGCAAGAACATTGAAGTACAATTCAATATCTAGTTAAAGGAATTGATCTTGACCTAGTAGGAGCAACATGGAAGAAACTAGAGCAGAAACTGAGTTCAAGTGAGCTTGTTTGTTACCCTAGTCACCACTTAGGAGTCAGGAATTATTCTAAGACATAAGTGGCTACTCCAAGGGTCCCTAGGTCGGAACTAAGGCTTCCAAGGAGGACCATGGTTGCAAATAAATCTTACTAGTGCTTTAGAGGTCACAACTCATGAAATTGGTTAAGGCAAAGTTCCCTCCAAGGAGATCCAGTCGCAAGTTAGCTTTCCTAGGGAAGCTTGATTACAACCTAGAGCTACAAGGAGTACTATGGTCTCCAGTTACATGATTTATCTAAGGCAAACTTCTGCAAACTTCCTTCTGCTCGTAAGTTAGCACTACAAGCTATCCTAGGTCGCAACTTAGAGACTAAAAGAAGAAGGAAATGGCAACTTAACCTATCGAGCATCCTATGGTCGCAATTAAGGCCTATGAGCTCCTCTCTAGTCGCCACCTAGTTGTACAAAGGTGATCCAGTCGCAAGTTAGGATTTCAAGGAGTACTAGTAGTCGCCACCAACATACTTGCTAAGGAAAAAATGTTTCCTAGGCTTCATGTATGCGCAAGTAAACGTAAATGAGCTCCCAGGGACATAAGTCAACTATCACCCATAATTTATTGATTCCATTAATTGATTTATATGGTAAACAATTAGCCACGTATTTCTAATTGATATAAAGTCTATACAACAAAAGCAGAAGAACTACAAGTTTTTGTATTGTtttgtttatcttcttctccaacgaAAGCTGATGAAACAAGAAATAAAGAAATACAGAGAAGTTCGAGCACATTGAATATCCGTTAAATTTCTCATCGGGGAATTGTAATTCCCGGTTTAAGTCTTGTATATTCAAAAGGGCATTATTATCGTTGTTCTATAATTAcatccttagacaaacaaaaagctgaatcattgtataggatttaatttgcATATCTTTGTAGCAGCAAGAATATTATTGTTCTTGGATTGtaaccggttaatttatttaccggagtgtagcaacacccataaggatttatatatgaatatatacttccacGAATATCTTGTGTTCATTACTTTATTGTcctaaacactattcacctcaagaacacgtAACCGCTAACCGGACACTAAATTACATATCCGAAAagatttgaaataattttttaatctagtgagtatcgtattcaaccccccttctatgataTTTCGGGGCCTAACAAAAACATATGTATACTATGTACCGTTATCAAATCTCAGTATCTTCAGTTTCTTACCAGTTCTATTCCCAATCATTGTTTCCACTTCTTGAATGTATTGAATACCTCATTCTTGGGTTTCATAAATTACACCCAAACATACCTAGAATAATAATCAACAAAAGTGATAAAACACCTCGAGCCTCCCTTAGAAGTAACTAGAGCCGGACCCCAAAGAGTTGTATGCACATAATCGAATATACCCCTGCTTATGTGTTTGCTTGTTTTGAACTGAACCTGGGCTTTACCGTACACGCAATTCTTGCAAAAATCCATGCAAGCATTTTTCATGTTCTTCAACAAACCCTCTTCATCAAGATAATTTAGGCCTTTCTCCGACATATGCCCAAGCCACCTATACCATAATTGAGAGCATTCATAATTGGCGATTTAAAGAGTGCTTAATATTATAACCGTATTCAGTTGGGTGGTTTGATTcctatttttttgttttttttttgtcaTGCCTGTTTTTAAGTTCGTTTATCGTCATATGTAAATATATTGATCTCAATATTTGTACTACTCGGTAACACTCATTATTAAACCTCCTGTTAACTACCAGTACCAGTATCACTGACCTTCACTTCACGCTTCTCACTTTCTTTACATTCACAAATATAAAGTGCACATATATTACACATACATACCCACCAATCCCCAATCATATTATATTTCTTTCACACTATGACCCCTCCTCATCACCTGATCCTATCTCTCTCCCTCCTCACAGTCCTTCCCATTTTATACTCCTTACCAGCCATACCTGACCCAACTACACAGCCTCTTCAACAATTCCTACCATCCTCTTCACCACCTTTAACTATTCCAGCCAACCCTGAACAATCTGACCTCACTGCTTGCCCGTTACACCTCTCAGAAGACCTTTTTCGCGCCATCGAATCAGCTTGCACTGGCAAACATAACTCAGGTAAGCAGTTGGCTGGGACTGACTATGCTCCCCTCCTGACTCACCTTCGAAAAatagttaaaattttattttattaattttgacaAAATTGGAAAGCTAGTGTgacaaaaaattattatttatttgttCCGAGTTAAAAATATTTAATCTAGTTGAGTCTTGGTTAATTTGAAATCCTGGTTCCGCCACAATGCAGGTAAGCATCATAAGTCCAAGTGTTGTCCAGTTCTAGCAGCATGGCTTTACTCAGCTTACTCCAATATTGCACTTGGCAATGCTGGAAGATCACTTGAGACAATGTCGTATGGTGATCTTCCTCAGCTTCCCGATGATTCGGAGACTTGTGTTGATGCTTTGCAGAAAGGGCTCAAGACTAAAGGGATTGAGTTGGTGAAAGTGAATGAGACTTGTGATGTGGTGTATTGTTATTGTGGAATTAGATTGCATCCTTTGAGTTGTCCTTCTGCATTTTCGGTTAATGAGACTAGTGGAAAATTGGTAGGAGATCATAGTGTGCATAGATTGGAGAGGAATTGTTTGAGGCATGGAGTCAATGGATGTTCCAATTGCTTGAGTTCCCTCTCTCGGGTAACAACTTTTTCTAATTATTCTTATCTGTATGTTTGTAATTGTGTGCCTAGATGCATTATTTACCTATTAATCACATTGTGGAGAAATTGGAGTTATTCATGCGTATTAATCCGTATTCCAACAACCCCTTTCTGCGAAAAGTATAACTCCCCAATTAATCGCTTTAAAGGTTTCAGATTTTAAATACCAGATTGGTACTAAAATCTTTGATTGCAGTTATGTAATAATTATACAGGTATATGATATTTAATTTTCTAAGCTTAACTTAAATTAAATTCATCTCTATATTGTTTCGGGAAAGTAAAGTTGGGCTTGAGGTTAGAAGTGCAAGTCAGAATTGTAGGATTGTAGGATGCAGAGTAAAATCTGTATTTTTTACAATAAAACGTGTATGTTTTTCTATTACAATGACTCTAATCTTAGGTATAATTTGAGGATGAGCTGAGGTCCATTATGCTCTATTATTTCTTATTAGTGGCTGACTATGCAATTAATCACTAGAAGTTTTGTTAACCTGCCTAGCTATGTTTAGAACATCAATAATAGTCCTTATGTGGATAGGCATTAGGCTGGACTAAATTGTCTAAAAATATCATGTTTCTTGATTTGTTTCTTGCTTATTTTATGTAGATTTTGTGAGTTAATATATCTGTATAGTTTAAAGATATTTGGATTGAGGAGTTGACATGAGAAATAGTTATTTTACTGGAGTTGGATTGGATGAAAAAGAAGGGAGCTGAAGTATTGGATGTTTCAGGATTCCTTTGGTGGATGTTTCCTATTTATTGTTTTGTCCACATTTGGTATATTTTCTGTACTCTCTTTGTTTTATTGCTTCACATGCTGGTGGTAGCATGTGCTGCTGTTCTTGGACCAAGCCAGTACATAGAGGGACATAATACTCTACACAAGTTGCATTTGACAAAAAACAGTTTTGACCCACCATTGTGAGTGTAATTCTTAggtaattaaattttaatttgttTATCTATGGCAATTTGGTAGTACAATCGTTTCGAAAGGAAATGATCAAGGTGACATCTTAAATTGTTACCTGACATGAAGTATAAGGTGAAATATGTCTATTAACTGCAAAAAGACACTGAAGTCATTTTCTGATCTTCGATTGATGATATGTTTTGGAGTTTGAGGGTCGATTGATTAAAGTAGATTAATTTTGATGATGGAAAGAATTTTCACCGTTTCTACATTTGGTTAGAGCATGCCATCTTTATGTGGCATATACATTTTTTGAGAACTTGTTACTTCTTCCATGTTCATATATCTTTGCTTGGTTGTCTCTGCTCGAGTTCATGACTAGTCAACATATTTTAGCATAAGCACTTGTGCAGCCATATTGTGAGTGGTCTAGTAAACATTTTAATTTTTCATATAGCTCAATGAGGAGAAAACAAGAAACACAACTGTTTCCGAGGATAGAACCAGTAAAATGAAGAGCAGAGATTGTGACCTCATGGGGCTTACATGGCTCCTTTCCAAGAACCGATCAGCATACATCCACACAGTTTCTGCAGTCTTTGGGGCCATAATGAAGTCCACAAACGGTCTAAACCCTCAGTCGTGCACCCTTAGCAGTGACGGATTGCCCTTGGCTGTTGATTCTACTGAACTCAACAGTCAGTCTTCATCACTTCATCTTAATTTGCAATTATATCTTTGCGTCACTATGATATGTTTGTTATACAATAGCTTTGTTGCTTTATCTACCACATGTTAACGAGCATGACAATTGTAATGGTAATTTTAGTTCTTCAAGTACAGTTAGTCTGGTAAATTTGTATTATCAGCTCTAAATATATGCAAGTGCCAGTGTAATTCTTTTATTGTCGCGCAATTATTAATGAAGATGTGATATACTATTGTGTTTCTCTTTAGCTTATGCGGGCTCTACAAACATGCCATACCAGAGGCTTGCCATAGCTGATTAAGACAAGCTCTTGGGAAAGGTACCACAGCTGCCTTGTTGAGTTGCATTATTAATGCTATTATACTTGTgttggaataggacattcatATTTGTCCTAGTAGAATGTCTACATCCTCCCTGGAATTTCGCCAGTTCATGAAAAGGAACAGGCAGAAGATAAGTGCTTTCAGTATC carries:
- the LOC141692761 gene encoding putative GPI-anchored protein At4g28100 isoform X2; translated protein: MTPPHHLILSLSLLTVLPILYSLPAIPDPTTQPLQQFLPSSSPPLTIPANPEQSDLTACPLHLSEDLFRAIESACTGKHNSGKHHKSKCCPVLAAWLYSAYSNIALGNAGRSLETMSYGDLPQLPDDSETCVDALQKGLKTKGIELVKVNETCDVVYCYCGIRLHPLSCPSAFSVNETSGKLVGDHSVHRLERNCLRHGVNGCSNCLSSLSRLNEEKTRNTTVSEDRTSKMKSRDCDLMGLTWLLSKNRSAYIHTVSAVFGAIMKSTNGLNPQSCTLSSDGLPLAVDSTELNTYAGSTNMPYQRLAIAD
- the LOC141692761 gene encoding putative GPI-anchored protein At4g28100 isoform X1, producing the protein MTPPHHLILSLSLLTVLPILYSLPAIPDPTTQPLQQFLPSSSPPLTIPANPEQSDLTACPLHLSEDLFRAIESACTGKHNSGKHHKSKCCPVLAAWLYSAYSNIALGNAGRSLETMSYGDLPQLPDDSETCVDALQKGLKTKGIELVKVNETCDVVYCYCGIRLHPLSCPSAFSVNETSGKLVGDHSVHRLERNCLRHGVNGCSNCLSSLSRLNEEKTRNTTVSEDRTSKMKSRDCDLMGLTWLLSKNRSAYIHTVSAVFGAIMKSTNGLNPQSCTLSSDGLPLAVDSTELNSQSSSLHLNLQLYLCVTMICLLYNSFVALSTTC